One Homo sapiens chromosome 13, GRCh38.p14 Primary Assembly genomic window carries:
- the PRR20A gene encoding proline-rich protein 20A, producing MEEPRPSKRLRSMAPNQASGGPPPEPGCCVADPEGSVEADGPAQPAQPAKPIAYVKPFRRQPPARPESPPPAERGRRRGGSRRPGRGRGRRAGPRGDAGQRQGAEGLMAPDVHIQLDHHGEPGHQGEPEITETAAFSLSETGPPPGTVQEGPGPDVAQPELGFQEPPAAPGPQAVDWQPVLTLYPCIGFRALGDSAVLQVIQTPQGTYVQGVPVFLTDIAY from the exons ATGGAGGAACCAAGGCCTTCGAAGCGACTTCGCTCCATGGCCCCTAATCAAG CCTCAGGTGGGCCTCCTCCAGAGCCAGGCTGCTGTGTTGCGGACCCTGAAGGCTCCGTGGAAGCAGATGGGCCCGCACAGCCAGCCCAACCCGCAAAACCCATCGCTTACGTGAAACCCTTCAGACGGCAGCCCCCAGCTCGCCCAGAGTCACCCCCTCCTGCAGAGAGAGGCCGGCGCCGGGGAGGAAGCCGGCGGCCAGGGCGAGGCCGTGGCAGAAGGGCTGGGCCCCGCGGGGACGCTGGCCAGAGACAGGGGGCAGAAGGCTTGATGGCACCGGACGTGCACATCCAACTGGACCACCATGGAGAGCCAGGCCACCAGGGGGAACCGGAAATCACGGAGACCGCAGCCTTCTCCCTTTCTGAAACAGGTCCTCCGCCTGGAACTGTGCAGGAAGGCCCTGGCCCCGACGTGGCGCAACCTGAGCTGGGGTTTCAGGAGCCGCCCGCTGCTCCTGGGCCTCAGGCTGTTGACTGGCAACCCGTCTTGACCCTCTATCCCTGCATCGGGTTTAGGGCTCTGGGTGACTCAGCGGTTTTACAAGTCATTCAAACCCCCCAGGGCACCTACGTGCAAGGGGTCCCAGTGTTCCTCACCGACATTGCGTATTGA